In the genome of Streptomyces sp. Q6, the window GACCCCGCGGCGCGCACCGCGTACAACGTGCGCGGCACGCAGACCGTGCTGACCGCGGCCGCCGCGGCCGGGGTGCACCGCGTCGTCCTGTGCACGTCGACGATGGTCTACGGAGCGCTCGCCGAGAACGAACTGCCCCTTTCCGAGGACGCCGAACTGCGCGCCACGGCCGAGGCGACCGGCGTCGGCGACCTTCTGGAGGTCGAGCGGCTCGCCCGCCGCGCCCCGCGCGCCCACCCCGGCCTGAACGTCACCGTGGTGCGTCCCGCGGTGCTCGTCGGCGGTACGGACACGGCCCTGACCCGGTACTTCGAGTCGCCGCGTCTCCTCGTGGTGGCGGGTTCACGGCCCGCCTGGCAGTTCTGCCACGTGGAGGACCTGTGCAGCGCCCTGGAGTACGCCGTTCTGGAGAAGGTCGACGGGGAGCTCGCCGTCGGCTGCGACGGCTGGCTGGAGCAGGAGGAGGTCGAGGAGCTCAGCGGCATCCGGCGCATGGAGCTGCCGTCCGCCGTCGCGCTCGGCGCCGCGGCCCGGCTGCACCGCATCGGCCTGACCCCCTCCCCGGCCGGCGATCTGGCGTACACGATGTACCCGTGGGTCGTCAGCGGGAGCCGGCTGCACGACGCCGGGTGGCGCCCCCAGTGGACCAACGAGGAGGTCCTCGCCGAACTCCTCGAAGAGGTCGCGGGGCGGCGCACCGTCGCCGGGCGGCGGCTCGGCCGCAAGGACGCGACGGCCGCCGGCGCGGCGGGCGCGACCGTGGCCCTGCTGGGTACCGCGGCCGTGGTGCGGCGGGTGCGCAAGGCACGGCGGCGCATCTGAGACGGGCCACCTGCCCGGACACCTGACCGGGCCAGCTGAACGGGCCACCTGTAGGAGGCTCCAATTCGGCACGCGCGCGTGCGGGGGAAAACGCTATTCACGGTTGTCGGCGGCGTGCGGCACGATGTGGGCATGGCACCCACCCAGCACGACCACCCCGGTGAGCAGGCGGCGCACGACCCGATCAAGCTGCTCGCCATCCGTGAGACCCCGCTCTCCATCGACGAGGTCTTCCAGGCCGTCGGCGACGACGCGGCGGGCGGCACCGCGCTCTTCGTGGGAACCGTGCGCAACCACGACGGCGGCTCCGACGTCGACCGGCTCGGCTACTCGTGCCATCCGAGTGCCGAGGCGGAGATGCGGCGCATCGCGGAGAAGGTCGTCGCCGAGTTCCCCGTGCGCGCTCTCGCGGCGGTCCACCGGATCGGTGATCTGACGGTCGGTGACCTCGCCGTCGTCGTCGCGGTGTCGTGCCCGCACCGCGGCGAGGCCTTCGAGGCGTGCCGCAAGCTCATCGACGACCTGAAGCACGACGTACCCATCTGGAAGCACCAGACGTTCTCCGACGGGACCGACGAATGGGTCGGCGCGTAGCGCCTCGTCGAGGGGCGGCGGTCGGGCGACGGGAGGACGGGGCGGAGCCTGCTGAGGTTCCGGTTGCGTAACCGGACCCCTGCGGCGAGCGTTGACACTGCGGATGGTTAATCTGCTGATCAGTCAGTTGCGGTCGCTCATGGGGTCGGGAGGTCCGTATGGCAGTGCTCATGTGGCTGCTCATTCCGGTTGTCGCCGCGGTCGGCGCCGGGTTGTGGGGAACGTGGGCCGGTCGCAATCGCCACAAGACCGGTGACGTGACCGAGCTCAGCGGCTACGCGCGCTTCCGCGAAGCCATGGAGAAGTCCCACTCGGGCACCTGACCTCGTACGGCCCGGCCCCAGGGGTGCGCCTACAGGGGCGTCCCGTACTGTCTTTCCATGCCACGCCGCACTGCGACGATGCTCGCCTCGACCTTGATCCTGATCGCGCTGCTGTGCGCGGGGGTTCTCATCAAAGTGCCCTACGCGGAGATGTCCCCGGGACCGACGGTGAACACCCTCGCGGACCACGACGGCGAACCCGTGATCCAGATCTCCGGGCACAAGACGTACGAGACGTCGGGGCACCTGAACATGACGACGGTGCGGGTGACCAGCGCCGACTACAACATGAACCTGGTGTCGGCCGTCTACGGGTGGCTCGCCCACGACAGCATCGTGGTGCCGCACGACACGCTCTACCCCGACGGGCAGACCGAGGAGCAGTCCTCGCAGGAGAACGCCGAGGAGTTCAGTCAGTCCCAGGAGAGCGCCAAGGTCGCCGCCCTGAACGAGCTGGACATCCCCGTGAAGTCCTGGGTCATCGTCTCCACCGTCGTCAAGGACAGCCCCGCCGAGGGCGCACTGCACGCCGGTGATGTGATCAAGGCCGTCGACGGCACCAAGGTCACCAAGCCGGCCGACGTCGCGAAGCTCGTCACGAAGCACAAGGCCGGCGAGAACGTCGTCTTCACCGTCGTCCCCGTCAAGGAGGCGGCCGCCGCCGAGAAGGACGGCAAGGAGGCGACCCGTACGGAGAATGTGACGATCAAGACGGACAAGGCCGAGGACGGCCGCGCGATCGTCGGCATCCAGGCCGGGACCGACCACACCTTCCCGTTCCAGATCGACATCAAGCTCGCCGACGTGGGCGGCCCCAGCGCGGGCCTGATGTTCTCCCTCGGCATCGTCGACAAGCTCACGCCCACCGACCTGACCGGCGGCAAGTTCGTGGCCGGCACCGGAACCATCGACGACGACGGCAAGGTCGGCCCGATCGGCGGCATCGGGATGAAGACCGTCGGCGCGCGCGACAAGGGAGCGCAGTACTTCCTCACCCCGAAGGACAACTGCGCCACCGCGGCCAAGGACGTCCCGGACGGGCTCACGCTCGTCAAGGTGAACACCATCGACGACGCCGTCGACGCGCTCAAGGACATCCGCAGCGGCAACACCGCCGACCTGCCGCAGTGCACCACCAAGGGCTGACGTTTCGCAGTTCGGAACACGGCTCTACGGAGAGGGGCGCGCCGGGATCTCCCGGCGCGCCCTCTCCGTAGAGCGGGAGAACGTCACTCGGCGAACGTCGCCGCCAGGGCCTCCGCGAGACCGGGCACCAGCTTCGCGCCGGTGAGGACCTCCGTCGACGCGTCCTTCTCGCGCAGGCGCAGCGCCGAGTCACGGGTGCCGTCGCGCAGCACACCGACCGTCATCCGGACCTCCTGGCGGTCCGGGTGCT includes:
- a CDS encoding SDR family oxidoreductase, whose amino-acid sequence is MSSPDPQVRAARNPSTSPAVRGPVVAITGAASGVGALLTERLAASDAIKQVLAIDERRGECASATWHILDVRDPAIAEKLRGADVVVHLALDLDLESDPAARTAYNVRGTQTVLTAAAAAGVHRVVLCTSTMVYGALAENELPLSEDAELRATAEATGVGDLLEVERLARRAPRAHPGLNVTVVRPAVLVGGTDTALTRYFESPRLLVVAGSRPAWQFCHVEDLCSALEYAVLEKVDGELAVGCDGWLEQEEVEELSGIRRMELPSAVALGAAARLHRIGLTPSPAGDLAYTMYPWVVSGSRLHDAGWRPQWTNEEVLAELLEEVAGRRTVAGRRLGRKDATAAGAAGATVALLGTAAVVRRVRKARRRI
- a CDS encoding molybdenum cofactor biosynthesis protein MoaE, with the translated sequence MAPTQHDHPGEQAAHDPIKLLAIRETPLSIDEVFQAVGDDAAGGTALFVGTVRNHDGGSDVDRLGYSCHPSAEAEMRRIAEKVVAEFPVRALAAVHRIGDLTVGDLAVVVAVSCPHRGEAFEACRKLIDDLKHDVPIWKHQTFSDGTDEWVGA
- a CDS encoding PDZ domain-containing protein → MPRRTATMLASTLILIALLCAGVLIKVPYAEMSPGPTVNTLADHDGEPVIQISGHKTYETSGHLNMTTVRVTSADYNMNLVSAVYGWLAHDSIVVPHDTLYPDGQTEEQSSQENAEEFSQSQESAKVAALNELDIPVKSWVIVSTVVKDSPAEGALHAGDVIKAVDGTKVTKPADVAKLVTKHKAGENVVFTVVPVKEAAAAEKDGKEATRTENVTIKTDKAEDGRAIVGIQAGTDHTFPFQIDIKLADVGGPSAGLMFSLGIVDKLTPTDLTGGKFVAGTGTIDDDGKVGPIGGIGMKTVGARDKGAQYFLTPKDNCATAAKDVPDGLTLVKVNTIDDAVDALKDIRSGNTADLPQCTTKG